The sequence below is a genomic window from Thioclava nitratireducens.
CGTGACGTGGCTCGGCGGACTTGGACAGGGTCTGGCGGTGCAAGATTGGCCGCAGCGGGCGGCGAAAGGCAACGCGCTGGACGGTGCCTTGGCATTGGCGATGGAGGATGCGTTTTGGACAAGTTGATCCTGACGGGCGCGCGCGTTTTCGATGGCCCCGCCTTCCACGAAAACTATGCAATCGTGCTGGAACAGGGTCGAATCTCGGCGCTCTGCCCGATCGCGGAGCTGCCAGAGGGCGAGGTGATCGAGTTTCCGGGAGGCACGCTCGCGCCCGGGCTTGTCGATCTGCAGGTGAACGGCGGCGGCGGCGTGATGCTCGACGGGCACGCGACGCTGGAGACGATCTCCAGCATCTGCGCCGCGCATGCCGATCTTGGCGCGACGACGATCCTGCCGACGCTGATCACCGACACCCGCGCCGCGACCCAGACCGTGCTGGCGGCAGGTATCGCCGCCGTGTCGCGAGTGCCGGGCTTCGGCGGGCTGCATCTGGAGGGCCCGCATCTCGACCCGAAGCGCCCCGGTTGTCACCCGCCGGGCTGCATCCGACCGATGGACGAAGAGGATATCGAGACGCTGCTGGAGGCGAAGACAGGGTTACCCGCGCTGATCGTGACGCTCTCGCCCGCCAACGCGACGCCCGAACAGATCGCGCGCCTCTCCGATGCCGGTATCGTCGTCAGCCTCGGCCATTCCGATTGCAGCTTCGCGGAGGCTCAGGAGGCCATCGCGGCGGGCGCGCGGATGGTCACCCATCTCTTCAATGCGATGAGCCAGCTGGGCTCGCGCGAACCCGGCCTCGTCGGCGCGGCGCTGTCGCAGCCGGTCTCCGTGGGGCTGATCGCGGACGGCATCCATGTGCATCCCGAGACGATCCGGCTGGCGCTGGAGGCGAAACGGCAGGGCGAGGTCTTCCTCGTCTCCGACGCGATGGCCTGCGCCGGGTCCGATCTGACCGAGTTTGATCTCGCCGGTCGCCGCATCCTGCGCCGCGACGGGGCGCTGCGGCTGGAGGACGGCACGCTTGCCGGGGCCGATCTGTCGCTGCCGCAGGCGGTGCGCTTCATGATCGAGACGGTTGGCGTATCACCGGAACAGGCGCTTGCGATGGCAAGTCGTATCCCGGCCGAGGCAATCGGCGCGCCGGTTGGCCGGATCGCCCCCGGTCTCGCAGGCGATCTGGTGCATTTCGATGACGATTGGCGCCTGACCGAAGTCTGGCAGGGCGGTCAGGCGAAATCTTCCACCGCATAGCCCTGAATGTAGAGCAGCGCGCTCAGATCACCGAAGTTGATCCGGATGTCGCATTCGGCGGCAACGGAGGGCTTGGCATGCAGCGCCACGCCCGCGCCCGCGAGCTTCAGCATTCCCAGATCGTTCGCCCCATCGCCCACGGCCATGACCTGCGCATGATCCAGCTTCAGTTTTTCCGAAATTTCCAGCAAAGCCTGAACCTTGGCCTCGCGCCCGAGGATCGGCTGCGAGGGCACGCCCGTCAGCTTGCCATCCTCGACCAGCAGCAGGTTCGCGCGGTTCTCGTCGAAGCCCAGCGTCTCCGCGACATAGCCGGTAAAGGCCGTGAAGCCGCCCGAGACGAGCACACAGTAGGCACCATGGGCCTTCATCGTCGCGACCAGATCGTGCCCACCGGGCATGAAGCTGATGCGGTTCGCGATCACCTCGGAAATCACGCTCTCGGGCAGCCCTTTCAGCAGACCGACCCGCTCGGTCAGCGCGCCTTCGAAATCCAGCTCGCCATTCATCGCCCGCGCGGTGATCTCCTTCACGCGTTCACCCACG
It includes:
- the serB gene encoding phosphoserine phosphatase SerB; its protein translation is MFTATLIADPKEANLDQGTLDALCGAWGGGDARWLNPNVAAEFMVDRVPSNRWEAWEGLQGLGVDLVVQPAEGRRKQMLLADMDSTMIQQECIDELADVAGVGERVKEITARAMNGELDFEGALTERVGLLKGLPESVISEVIANRISFMPGGHDLVATMKAHGAYCVLVSGGFTAFTGYVAETLGFDENRANLLLVEDGKLTGVPSQPILGREAKVQALLEISEKLKLDHAQVMAVGDGANDLGMLKLAGAGVALHAKPSVAAECDIRINFGDLSALLYIQGYAVEDFA
- the nagA gene encoding N-acetylglucosamine-6-phosphate deacetylase, whose protein sequence is MDKLILTGARVFDGPAFHENYAIVLEQGRISALCPIAELPEGEVIEFPGGTLAPGLVDLQVNGGGGVMLDGHATLETISSICAAHADLGATTILPTLITDTRAATQTVLAAGIAAVSRVPGFGGLHLEGPHLDPKRPGCHPPGCIRPMDEEDIETLLEAKTGLPALIVTLSPANATPEQIARLSDAGIVVSLGHSDCSFAEAQEAIAAGARMVTHLFNAMSQLGSREPGLVGAALSQPVSVGLIADGIHVHPETIRLALEAKRQGEVFLVSDAMACAGSDLTEFDLAGRRILRRDGALRLEDGTLAGADLSLPQAVRFMIETVGVSPEQALAMASRIPAEAIGAPVGRIAPGLAGDLVHFDDDWRLTEVWQGGQAKSSTA